One genomic region from Anaerolineales bacterium encodes:
- a CDS encoding zinc ribbon domain-containing protein produces the protein MDRPVEQRVYYGRIEPADFAKALVANFGHGDLEAQQIGTGDQVVVQIASSRHPTSGGRTALAVHLTAVEDGVLVRMGRQDWLGVAASLGATALMALLKPISFVSRVDDLAQDIAALGMTDRAWETIDLTAETLGASHELSERLRRLTCAHCLTANPVGAPACTACGAPLGPVQPSACRECGNLLASGGDRCPQCGAPVV, from the coding sequence ATGGACAGACCGGTTGAACAGCGAGTGTACTACGGGCGGATCGAGCCGGCCGATTTCGCCAAAGCCCTCGTGGCGAACTTCGGCCATGGAGACCTGGAAGCCCAGCAGATTGGCACGGGCGACCAGGTTGTGGTGCAGATTGCCAGCAGTCGTCACCCGACATCGGGTGGGCGTACCGCGCTGGCCGTGCATCTGACCGCCGTCGAAGACGGCGTGCTGGTCCGCATGGGCCGCCAGGACTGGCTGGGCGTGGCCGCCAGTCTGGGGGCAACAGCCTTGATGGCTCTGTTGAAGCCGATCTCCTTCGTCAGTCGGGTGGATGACTTGGCTCAAGACATCGCCGCCCTGGGCATGACGGACCGCGCCTGGGAGACGATCGATCTCACGGCCGAAACGCTGGGCGCCTCGCATGAACTCTCCGAGCGCTTGCGCCGCCTCACCTGCGCCCACTGCCTGACCGCCAATCCGGTCGGCGCCCCTGCCTGTACCGCCTGTGGCGCGCCGCTCGGGCCGGTGCAGCCGTCTGCCTGCCGCGAGTGCGGCAACTTGCTCGCCTCGGGTGGGGACCGTTGCCCGCAGTGTGGCGCCCCGGTGGTTTGA
- a CDS encoding ArsR family transcriptional regulator, which yields MTDASQVAIVRHLKQHRDSTVVELGRALGRTSVTVRHHLAPLQQAGLVEALPRRHLRGPGRPEKVYRLTPLADDLLPENYAELACRLVDHLLQTVPEAEAARILSGSARDLARRLAEGWPDGLPARRDLCLQALETRGYFPSWTGSQEAGQLRLTHCPYWSAAIHSPALCQFDTSLLGGLLGASVTLEHTFARGDPDCEFRVAVDTLPAYRIK from the coding sequence GTGACCGACGCCTCGCAAGTTGCCATCGTGCGCCACCTCAAGCAGCATCGTGACTCGACCGTGGTCGAATTGGGCCGCGCCCTCGGGAGAACCAGCGTGACGGTTCGCCACCATCTTGCCCCCCTGCAGCAGGCCGGCCTGGTGGAGGCCCTCCCCCGCCGCCACCTGCGGGGACCCGGCCGCCCCGAGAAGGTCTATCGCCTGACTCCGCTGGCCGACGATCTCCTCCCGGAGAACTACGCGGAGTTGGCCTGTCGACTGGTCGACCATCTGCTTCAGACGGTGCCTGAGGCGGAAGCGGCCCGCATCCTCTCCGGGAGCGCTCGGGATCTGGCTCGCCGACTGGCCGAGGGGTGGCCGGACGGCCTGCCGGCCCGCCGAGACCTCTGCCTACAGGCTCTTGAGACCCGGGGCTACTTCCCGTCGTGGACGGGTTCGCAGGAGGCCGGCCAGCTGAGGCTGACGCACTGCCCCTACTGGTCCGCCGCAATCCATTCGCCGGCGCTGTGCCAGTTTGACACCAGCCTGTTGGGCGGGCTGCTCGGCGCCAGTGTGACCCTCGAGCACACCTTCGCTCGGGGCGACCCGGACTGCGAGTTCCGGGTTGCGGTTGACACGCTGCCTGCTTACCGGATAAAATAG
- a CDS encoding SH3 domain-containing protein, with protein MPNNASTLRRVLARIVLGGVWLLAFAWSAGQAAASPLSQVATVTSTPAGPKVLVPDQVNVRLGPGTNFDQVGVLNSGQEAAAIGRSPGGDWIMITYPGVPGNVAWVYSPLVRLVDQGANVLPIVEPPPTPAPRITPTIDPTLASQFNLGAGLATRLPTYTPPPPPVYPTFEAGSLSGTAIPPILPIAGLVIIGAFGLLVSVLRGR; from the coding sequence ATGCCTAACAACGCATCTACCCTGAGGCGCGTTCTTGCCCGCATCGTGCTGGGTGGTGTCTGGTTGCTGGCTTTCGCCTGGAGCGCGGGGCAGGCGGCGGCTTCGCCGCTGTCCCAGGTGGCGACCGTCACCAGCACCCCCGCTGGACCGAAGGTTCTGGTCCCCGATCAGGTAAATGTCCGTCTCGGTCCCGGAACCAACTTTGACCAGGTCGGGGTGTTGAACTCCGGCCAGGAGGCGGCCGCCATCGGGCGTTCACCCGGTGGCGACTGGATCATGATCACCTACCCCGGCGTGCCCGGGAACGTGGCCTGGGTGTATTCCCCGCTGGTGCGGCTGGTCGACCAGGGCGCCAACGTGCTGCCGATCGTCGAGCCGCCGCCAACCCCGGCGCCGCGCATCACGCCCACGATCGATCCGACCCTGGCCTCGCAGTTCAATCTGGGTGCCGGGCTGGCGACACGCTTGCCGACGTACACCCCGCCGCCGCCGCCGGTCTATCCGACCTTCGAAGCTGGCAGCTTGTCGGGTACCGCAATTCCGCCGATTCTGCCGATCGCCGGCCTGGTGATCATCGGAGCTTTCGGCTTGCTGGTCTCGGTCTTGCGCGGCCGCTAG
- a CDS encoding 2-oxoacid:acceptor oxidoreductase family protein, translating into MQTEIVVSGFGGQGALFAGQLLAFAGMDSGKFVTWIPSYGPEMRGGTAHCTVIVGDEEIGSPVVRHPKAAIVMNLPSLDKYEPLVHPGGVLVVNASLVDRSPRRGDIDWVMVRGNEVAEELGDKRMANVVLLGALLSLLPALTLDELAEALRNHIPARRRSLLDANLKALHEGAALAERDRVLA; encoded by the coding sequence ATGCAGACCGAAATTGTGGTTTCCGGATTCGGGGGGCAGGGAGCGCTGTTTGCAGGGCAGCTGCTGGCCTTCGCCGGGATGGACAGCGGCAAGTTCGTCACCTGGATCCCGTCCTACGGTCCGGAAATGCGGGGCGGGACGGCGCACTGCACAGTGATCGTCGGAGATGAGGAGATCGGCTCGCCGGTGGTCCGCCACCCCAAAGCCGCCATCGTCATGAACCTGCCCTCGCTCGACAAGTACGAACCGCTGGTCCACCCTGGGGGGGTCTTGGTTGTCAATGCTTCTCTGGTCGATCGGTCCCCGAGGCGCGGCGACATCGACTGGGTGATGGTGCGCGGCAATGAGGTGGCCGAGGAGCTGGGTGACAAGCGGATGGCAAATGTCGTGCTGCTGGGGGCGCTGCTGAGCCTGCTGCCGGCGCTGACGTTGGATGAGCTTGCCGAGGCCCTGCGCAACCATATCCCTGCCCGGCGCCGCTCGCTGCTGGACGCCAACCTGAAGGCTCTCCACGAGGGCGCGGCCCTCGCCGAGCGCGACCGGGTTCTGGCCTGA
- a CDS encoding DUF2203 domain-containing protein gives MPETGPILFTLEHAQRVLARIRPAVAEMVRASRELQVLAPSVRRVSDRLARNGGSRPSAAMVSLMGSLQRALVTIQSEGVLVKDVARGLLDFPALRDGRVVLLCWMHGEVEIGFWHEEYAGLPGRQPLDGI, from the coding sequence ATGCCGGAGACTGGTCCGATCCTCTTCACCCTGGAGCACGCCCAGCGGGTTCTAGCCCGCATCCGACCGGCGGTCGCCGAGATGGTGCGGGCGTCTCGGGAACTGCAGGTGCTGGCGCCCTCCGTTCGCCGGGTCAGCGACAGGCTGGCCCGCAACGGAGGAAGTCGCCCGTCCGCCGCAATGGTCAGCCTGATGGGCAGCCTGCAGCGAGCGTTGGTCACGATCCAGTCGGAGGGCGTCCTGGTCAAAGACGTCGCCCGGGGTCTGCTGGATTTCCCCGCCCTGCGAGACGGGCGCGTCGTGCTCTTGTGCTGGATGCACGGTGAGGTGGAGATTGGCTTCTGGCACGAAGAGTACGCTGGCCTTCCCGGTCGGCAGCCGCTGGATGGAATCTAG
- the erpA gene encoding iron-sulfur cluster insertion protein ErpA, with protein sequence METISVSDIQTHNITLTPAAAARVRSLLVERNLPDYGLRIFVSGGGCSGLQYGMALEGQPRQDDLRLGAGEVDVIIDPVSIGYLGGATIDYVDDLMGGGFKIENPNAVASCGCGHSFRTAGQADSQSSGGCDCG encoded by the coding sequence GTGGAAACAATCTCGGTCTCGGACATCCAGACTCACAACATCACGTTGACCCCTGCGGCCGCGGCCCGGGTGCGCAGCCTGCTAGTCGAGCGTAACCTGCCCGATTACGGCCTGCGAATCTTCGTCTCCGGCGGCGGCTGTTCCGGCCTGCAATACGGGATGGCGCTTGAGGGCCAGCCGCGCCAGGATGACCTGCGCTTAGGCGCCGGGGAGGTGGATGTGATCATCGACCCGGTGTCGATCGGTTATCTCGGGGGAGCCACCATCGACTACGTCGACGACCTGATGGGGGGAGGCTTCAAGATCGAGAACCCGAATGCCGTCGCTTCCTGCGGCTGCGGGCACTCCTTCCGCACCGCCGGCCAGGCCGACAGCCAGTCATCCGGCGGTTGTGATTGCGGCTAG
- a CDS encoding 4Fe-4S binding protein has protein sequence MAKGRIEVSAALCKGCELCTTVCPKDLIVMATDHFTPKGYHPAMLQDSEGECTGCAICAVICPDAAITVFRWVPAEKAA, from the coding sequence ATGGCCAAAGGCCGGATTGAAGTCAGTGCAGCGCTGTGTAAGGGCTGCGAGCTGTGCACGACGGTGTGTCCGAAAGACCTGATCGTCATGGCAACCGATCACTTCACTCCCAAGGGGTATCATCCGGCCATGCTTCAGGATTCGGAAGGCGAGTGCACTGGCTGCGCGATCTGCGCCGTGATCTGCCCGGACGCGGCGATCACTGTTTTCCGCTGGGTCCCCGCCGAAAAGGCGGCCTGA
- a CDS encoding thiamine pyrophosphate-dependent enzyme, translating into MTETGMVESLIYTKPGSLMPIGTHYCPGCTHGIAHRLIAEVLDEMGLREITIGVAPVGCAVFAYNYFNTDFAEAAHGRAPAMATGIKRLNPGKLVFTYQGDGDLAAIGAAEILHVAARGENITVVFINNAVFGMTGGQMAPTTLPGQRTTSSPTGRDVETQGFPMKMCEVLSQLDGSAYIVRRSLHDVANIRRSKKALRTAFAAQQQGLGFTMVELLSTCPTNWGMKADEALHWVETHMIPAYPLGDYRVHPAVHEPRGGDRSK; encoded by the coding sequence ATGACCGAGACCGGCATGGTCGAGTCCCTGATCTACACCAAGCCTGGCTCGCTGATGCCCATCGGCACTCACTACTGCCCGGGCTGCACCCACGGTATCGCCCATCGCCTGATTGCCGAGGTCCTGGACGAGATGGGGCTGCGCGAGATCACGATCGGGGTCGCACCCGTAGGCTGCGCCGTGTTCGCCTACAACTACTTCAACACCGACTTCGCCGAGGCGGCCCATGGCCGGGCGCCAGCAATGGCCACCGGGATCAAGCGCCTCAACCCGGGCAAACTGGTCTTCACCTACCAAGGGGACGGCGATTTGGCGGCCATCGGCGCTGCGGAGATCCTGCATGTCGCCGCGCGGGGTGAGAACATCACGGTCGTCTTCATCAACAATGCCGTCTTCGGGATGACCGGCGGGCAAATGGCGCCCACGACCCTGCCCGGGCAACGGACGACCTCCTCTCCCACTGGGCGGGATGTCGAGACCCAGGGCTTCCCGATGAAGATGTGCGAGGTGCTCTCCCAGTTGGATGGCAGCGCCTACATCGTCCGCCGTAGCCTGCACGACGTCGCCAACATCCGCAGGTCGAAGAAAGCGCTGCGGACCGCATTCGCTGCCCAGCAGCAGGGCCTGGGGTTCACCATGGTTGAACTGTTGTCGACCTGTCCGACGAACTGGGGAATGAAAGCAGATGAAGCCCTGCACTGGGTTGAGACGCACATGATCCCTGCCTACCCCCTCGGCGATTACAGGGTTCACCCCGCGGTGCATGAGCCGCGGGGAGGGGATCGGAGCAAGTGA
- a CDS encoding 3-methyl-2-oxobutanoate dehydrogenase subunit VorB: MTKEMLEGNVAFAEAAVRAGCEAYFGYPITPQTEALEHMSRRLPELGRVFLQAESEVAAINMVYGAASAGARVMTSSSSPGVSLMMEGLSYIAGSEVPVVLVDVMRGGPGLGNIAPSQGDYNQIVKGGGHGDYRPIVLAPATVQELIDLTYEAFDLAEKYRCITIVLADGNLGQMMEPAELPPMRPVRRVEDRPAWALTGAKGRAPNAISSIYIDPAEEEVFNRKLQAKQAEIEAREVRTRELCLDDAELAVVAFGTAGRIAQSAVKTAREAGVRVGLLRPISLYPYPYQRIRELASQVKGMLVVEMNSGQMLDDVRLAVEGRVPIRFYGRMGGMVPMPDEVHDEILALQASLSQLASPREVAQ; this comes from the coding sequence GTGACCAAAGAGATGCTGGAAGGCAACGTGGCCTTCGCCGAGGCGGCCGTTCGCGCCGGGTGTGAGGCCTATTTCGGCTACCCGATCACGCCCCAAACCGAAGCCCTGGAACACATGTCTCGCCGCCTGCCCGAGCTGGGCCGAGTGTTCCTGCAGGCAGAGAGTGAAGTGGCAGCGATCAACATGGTCTACGGCGCAGCCAGCGCCGGCGCCCGGGTGATGACGTCGTCCTCCAGCCCCGGGGTGAGCTTGATGATGGAGGGACTGTCGTACATTGCCGGCTCCGAAGTGCCGGTGGTGCTGGTAGATGTGATGCGCGGCGGCCCCGGCCTGGGCAACATCGCACCCTCGCAGGGCGACTACAACCAGATCGTCAAAGGCGGCGGCCACGGCGATTACCGGCCGATCGTGCTCGCCCCGGCCACGGTGCAGGAGCTGATCGACCTGACCTATGAGGCGTTCGACCTGGCGGAGAAGTATCGCTGCATCACCATCGTGCTCGCCGACGGCAACCTGGGCCAGATGATGGAGCCGGCCGAGCTCCCCCCGATGCGCCCGGTGCGCCGGGTCGAGGACCGTCCGGCCTGGGCCCTGACCGGGGCCAAGGGAAGAGCTCCGAACGCGATTAGTTCGATCTACATCGACCCCGCCGAGGAGGAGGTCTTCAACCGCAAGCTCCAGGCCAAACAGGCTGAGATCGAAGCCCGAGAGGTGCGCACTCGCGAGCTCTGCCTGGACGATGCCGAACTGGCGGTGGTGGCCTTTGGCACCGCCGGGCGGATCGCCCAGTCGGCCGTCAAGACCGCCCGCGAAGCCGGCGTGCGGGTAGGTCTGCTGCGGCCGATCTCTCTGTACCCCTATCCGTACCAGCGCATCCGGGAGCTGGCCTCCCAGGTCAAGGGCATGCTCGTCGTCGAGATGAATTCCGGCCAGATGCTCGACGATGTGCGCCTGGCGGTCGAGGGCCGGGTGCCGATCCGGTTCTATGGCCGGATGGGGGGCATGGTGCCAATGCCGGATGAGGTGCACGACGAAATCCTGGCTTTGCAGGCTTCGCTCTCCCAGCTGGCCTCGCCGAGGGAGGTTGCCCAATGA